A genomic window from Herbiconiux aconitum includes:
- a CDS encoding UDP-glucose dehydrogenase family protein yields the protein MKISVIGCGYLGAVHAASMAELGHEVIGIDVDQRKIEALAAGRAPFFEPGLPEILLSASASGRLTFSTEMASAADAQVHFIAVGTPQRVGSYSADMTYVDAALESLLPFLKDGDLVVGKSTVPVGTAARLAERVQEVAPGANLAWNPEFLREGFAVKDTISPDRLVYGVSPEPEAAAASKAILDEVYSKALSEETPLVVTDYATAELVKVSANAFLATKISFINAIAEIAEVTGANVTELADAIGFDARIGRRFLNAGVGFGGGCLPKDIRAFGARAEELGRGESLAFLKEVDAINLRRRQRVVDLVLELLDGQAFEKRVAVLGLAFKPDSDDIRDSPALDVAVQLNGLGAIVSATDPEAIPNAHAKHPQLHFVDDVADAVKDAEVVVLLTEWKEYRSLVPADIEGLVAGRRIIDGRNVLDSTSWRAAGWEYRAMGRP from the coding sequence ATGAAGATCTCGGTAATCGGATGCGGCTATCTCGGCGCGGTCCACGCAGCGTCGATGGCGGAACTCGGCCATGAAGTGATCGGAATTGACGTCGACCAGCGCAAGATCGAAGCCCTGGCGGCAGGTAGAGCACCGTTCTTCGAACCAGGTCTGCCGGAGATTCTGCTCTCTGCCAGCGCATCCGGCCGACTGACTTTCTCGACGGAAATGGCGAGTGCGGCGGATGCGCAGGTGCACTTCATCGCTGTCGGGACACCGCAGAGAGTCGGATCGTATAGCGCCGACATGACCTACGTTGACGCTGCCCTCGAGTCTCTTCTCCCGTTCCTCAAAGACGGAGATCTCGTCGTCGGCAAGTCGACGGTTCCGGTCGGAACGGCAGCCAGGCTCGCCGAGCGGGTGCAGGAAGTGGCGCCCGGCGCGAACCTCGCCTGGAACCCCGAGTTCTTGCGTGAAGGTTTCGCCGTGAAGGACACGATCTCTCCTGACCGCTTGGTCTACGGCGTTTCGCCTGAGCCGGAGGCTGCGGCCGCTTCGAAGGCGATTCTCGACGAGGTCTACTCGAAGGCGCTCAGCGAGGAAACCCCTCTCGTCGTGACCGATTACGCGACAGCCGAACTCGTCAAGGTCTCGGCCAATGCCTTCCTGGCCACGAAGATCTCCTTCATCAACGCGATCGCCGAGATCGCCGAGGTGACAGGTGCGAATGTGACCGAGCTCGCCGACGCGATCGGATTTGACGCCCGCATCGGCCGCCGGTTCCTGAACGCGGGCGTCGGGTTTGGTGGTGGCTGCCTCCCGAAGGACATCCGCGCCTTCGGCGCCCGTGCCGAAGAGCTCGGCCGCGGTGAATCGCTGGCCTTCCTCAAAGAGGTCGATGCGATCAACCTCCGTCGTCGTCAGCGCGTCGTGGACCTCGTACTCGAACTTCTTGATGGCCAGGCTTTCGAGAAGCGGGTCGCAGTTCTAGGGCTCGCGTTCAAACCTGACTCGGACGATATCCGCGACTCCCCGGCCCTTGACGTCGCCGTGCAACTCAACGGTCTCGGTGCGATCGTCAGCGCGACCGACCCTGAGGCGATCCCGAACGCCCACGCCAAGCATCCGCAGCTCCATTTCGTCGACGACGTAGCTGACGCGGTCAAAGATGCGGAGGTCGTCGTGCTGCTGACAGAGTGGAAGGAGTACCGTTCGCTCGTTCCGGCTGACATCGAGGGTCTGGTCGCGGGTAGGCGGATCATTGACGGACGCAACGTGCTGGACTCTACATCCTGGCGGGCCGCGGGGTGGGAGTATCGGGCGATGGGCCGTCCGTAA
- a CDS encoding YdcF family protein, giving the protein MKNSRLTPKQLRRVIVQVLAGVVAAAAAIALIGLPFYVFPTVDQPERADAIVVLGPPKATRIALAEKLVSEGYAETILISVPPTSRFSASSLPACTYPPAGADVTCFLADPFTTQGEARFVRAQAQENGWNKVLVITSTPHVYRARLIFDRCIDGALFVADPRNLSLGDWIYQYLYQTGAMLKASVNDEC; this is encoded by the coding sequence ATGAAGAACTCGCGGCTCACTCCGAAGCAGCTCCGCCGGGTGATCGTGCAGGTGCTCGCGGGTGTCGTCGCGGCGGCGGCCGCTATCGCTCTGATCGGTCTTCCGTTCTACGTGTTTCCCACTGTCGATCAGCCGGAGCGGGCCGACGCCATCGTCGTGCTTGGGCCGCCGAAGGCAACCCGGATCGCTCTCGCGGAGAAGCTGGTCTCGGAAGGCTACGCCGAAACGATCCTGATCTCGGTGCCACCGACGAGCAGGTTCAGCGCGAGTTCATTGCCGGCCTGCACATATCCGCCGGCAGGCGCCGACGTCACCTGTTTCTTAGCCGATCCCTTCACGACACAGGGCGAGGCCCGGTTCGTGCGGGCTCAAGCCCAAGAGAACGGATGGAACAAGGTCTTGGTCATCACGTCGACGCCTCACGTCTACCGGGCACGGCTGATTTTCGACCGCTGCATCGACGGGGCGTTGTTCGTGGCTGATCCGCGGAATCTGTCACTGGGAGACTGGATCTACCAGTATCTGTACCAAACCGGCGCGATGCTCAAGGCGAGCGTAAACGACGAATGCTGA
- a CDS encoding CatB-related O-acetyltransferase, with translation MPALDSAKFPSMRQSAIGRFVVKFYRRLPARHRLLAIAVKAEGGQTTSISLRAVLRQHYGVSAGPHSYGSLLTPGFADRGTTIGPYASIGPNVRRIGAAHPMQAPSLHPYWYNPKLGLVAADNDVSRTPCEIGADTWIGANVTILPGCRRIGVGAVVGAGSVVTKDVDDFQIVVGNPARSIGSRLTADVQKELIAGKPWELPPAKYWAEISRLSARNGENAG, from the coding sequence ATGCCCGCTCTCGATTCGGCTAAGTTCCCATCGATGCGTCAGTCGGCAATCGGACGTTTCGTCGTCAAGTTCTACAGAAGACTACCGGCGCGACATCGGCTGCTGGCGATAGCGGTCAAGGCGGAAGGTGGTCAGACCACTTCGATTTCGCTCCGTGCTGTGTTGCGGCAGCACTACGGTGTCAGCGCTGGTCCACACAGCTACGGGTCGCTTCTCACCCCAGGGTTCGCCGATCGCGGGACGACGATCGGGCCATACGCGTCGATCGGACCGAATGTTCGCCGAATCGGCGCTGCACATCCGATGCAGGCGCCGAGCCTCCACCCATACTGGTACAACCCCAAGCTCGGCCTGGTGGCCGCCGACAACGATGTTTCGCGTACGCCCTGTGAGATAGGCGCAGACACCTGGATCGGCGCAAACGTGACGATATTGCCAGGATGTCGCCGGATCGGCGTAGGAGCCGTCGTGGGAGCAGGGTCCGTCGTCACCAAAGACGTGGATGATTTCCAGATTGTGGTCGGTAATCCTGCACGATCGATCGGCAGTCGCCTGACTGCCGACGTGCAGAAGGAGTTGATCGCGGGCAAGCCTTGGGAGCTTCCGCCTGCGAAGTACTGGGCGGAGATCTCGCGCCTCTCCGCCCGAAACGGTGAGAACGCTGGATGA
- a CDS encoding Coenzyme F420 hydrogenase/dehydrogenase, beta subunit C-terminal domain: MAERVPALDRSVGRVLANDNCSGCGACELISARIGMELSPDGYQRPRLSTGSVVDRASDRREAALFDRVCPGKRIMAPRVEGAEHEIFGRYVSVWEGYARDDTTRFMGSSGGVITAMTEWMLKSEIVNQITGSAAKPTRPTTTVPVTIMTRAEALESAGSRYGPVANLAGWKTGDPRVGLVGKPCEVSAASQLQDALGIDASDRPVLLSFFCAGTPSQFATDALVRQLGVDPGAAVSMKYRGGGWPGTFEVSDGATTGSLSYDESWGKHLGRQLQQRCKICVDGTGAHADIAVGDYWMADENGYPLFEEGAGNSVVIARTQRGHELLQQAALAGAIAIMPLELDRVRPVQPLQVKRKLTLVGRLLGRRLAGKAVPKYAGYGLLRLALRNPANTARAALGTFRRSLRRSADNR; this comes from the coding sequence ATGGCTGAGCGCGTGCCGGCCTTGGATCGCTCGGTCGGGCGGGTTCTGGCGAACGACAACTGCTCCGGTTGTGGAGCCTGCGAATTGATTTCGGCACGCATCGGCATGGAACTGTCTCCGGACGGATACCAGAGGCCCCGACTTAGCACTGGGTCCGTGGTTGATCGAGCGTCCGATAGGCGAGAAGCGGCGCTCTTCGACCGAGTCTGCCCTGGCAAGCGGATAATGGCCCCCCGGGTGGAAGGGGCCGAGCACGAGATTTTCGGGCGCTATGTGAGCGTTTGGGAAGGTTACGCCAGAGACGACACAACTCGATTCATGGGTTCAAGTGGCGGCGTGATCACCGCGATGACCGAGTGGATGCTGAAGTCCGAGATTGTCAATCAGATCACGGGAAGTGCGGCAAAACCGACCAGACCGACCACAACGGTGCCCGTGACGATCATGACCCGGGCAGAAGCGTTAGAGTCAGCGGGATCTCGCTATGGACCGGTCGCGAACCTGGCGGGATGGAAAACCGGCGACCCAAGGGTCGGCCTCGTCGGGAAGCCGTGTGAGGTGTCGGCCGCCAGCCAGCTCCAGGATGCGCTGGGAATCGACGCATCCGATCGTCCAGTGCTCCTTTCCTTTTTCTGCGCGGGCACCCCCAGCCAATTCGCCACGGATGCACTCGTTCGTCAGCTGGGAGTCGACCCAGGCGCAGCGGTGTCCATGAAATATCGGGGCGGTGGCTGGCCGGGTACATTCGAGGTGTCCGACGGAGCAACGACCGGCTCCCTGTCGTATGACGAGTCCTGGGGAAAGCATCTCGGACGGCAACTGCAACAACGATGCAAGATCTGCGTGGACGGCACCGGAGCCCATGCCGACATCGCCGTGGGCGACTACTGGATGGCCGATGAGAACGGTTATCCGCTCTTCGAGGAAGGCGCAGGAAACTCGGTGGTGATCGCGCGCACCCAACGGGGACACGAACTGCTGCAACAAGCAGCGCTTGCCGGAGCGATCGCAATCATGCCGTTGGAGTTGGACCGGGTGAGGCCCGTGCAACCGCTGCAAGTCAAGCGCAAACTCACTCTGGTCGGCCGTTTGCTCGGCCGGCGACTGGCGGGGAAGGCCGTTCCAAAGTACGCCGGCTACGGCTTGCTTCGACTCGCTCTGCGCAACCCCGCCAACACGGCTCGAGCCGCATTAGGGACTTTCCGGCGGTCGTTGCGCCGATCCGCGGACAACCGATGA
- a CDS encoding polysaccharide pyruvyl transferase family protein produces MAELARAAWGPETVVEFQNFGAGDSDISFGTRTIARDFGRRSGPIKSKLRQYDAIIDSGAGDSFTDIYGARRLLTMHYVHRSAKQVGVPLVFGPQTIGPFNTRWGRTIARRSLRASTGVLVRDSISETYTKRLGFVPAAHATDVVFNLEVPERRKRFEVLFNVSGLLWSENSHVDYVRYQAAVRSLIQGLRDSGREVALLAHVLANSTHDDDTSVVRELAAELNIQALVPEDLDDVRSMVADADLVIGSRMHACLNALSVGTPAIPLAYSRKFAPLLDDIGWNHTIDLRKSDTVAEEALVIAGQAAEGLLDADVSSLRTRTSERLQDAADALRVRVPSIDG; encoded by the coding sequence ATGGCCGAGCTCGCGCGAGCGGCGTGGGGACCCGAGACCGTGGTCGAGTTCCAGAACTTCGGAGCTGGCGACTCGGACATCTCATTCGGCACCCGCACCATTGCTCGTGACTTTGGCCGCCGTAGCGGGCCCATCAAGAGCAAGTTGCGTCAGTATGACGCGATTATCGACTCCGGTGCCGGCGACAGTTTCACCGACATCTACGGCGCGCGACGCCTTCTGACGATGCACTACGTGCACCGTTCAGCGAAGCAAGTCGGGGTGCCGCTCGTGTTCGGTCCGCAGACGATTGGTCCGTTCAACACCCGCTGGGGCCGCACTATCGCCAGACGGTCGCTTCGTGCATCCACCGGCGTGCTGGTGCGCGACAGCATCAGCGAGACCTACACCAAGCGGCTCGGGTTCGTACCGGCAGCGCACGCCACCGATGTGGTCTTCAATCTCGAGGTCCCAGAACGTCGCAAGCGTTTTGAGGTCCTGTTCAATGTTTCCGGTCTCCTCTGGAGCGAGAACTCCCATGTCGACTACGTTCGGTATCAAGCCGCGGTTCGGTCGCTCATCCAAGGTCTACGCGACTCCGGCCGCGAGGTCGCACTGCTTGCCCATGTCCTGGCAAATTCGACCCACGATGACGACACCTCAGTCGTCCGAGAGCTCGCCGCGGAGCTGAACATCCAAGCCTTGGTGCCGGAGGATCTGGACGACGTGCGTTCCATGGTCGCGGACGCTGACCTCGTAATCGGCTCGCGTATGCACGCCTGTTTGAATGCACTGTCTGTGGGAACGCCCGCCATCCCCTTGGCCTACTCTCGCAAGTTTGCCCCGTTGCTTGACGACATCGGATGGAATCACACCATCGACCTCCGTAAATCCGACACGGTCGCTGAAGAAGCCCTGGTGATCGCAGGGCAAGCGGCAGAAGGTCTTCTCGATGCCGATGTCTCATCGCTGCGCACTCGCACTAGCGAGAGGCTGCAGGATGCGGCAGACGCGCTCCGAGTGAGAGTCCCGTCCATAGATGGCTGA
- a CDS encoding glycosyltransferase family 2 protein, with translation MAEPKRSTKVAIVCYNSSELVEALLQSLKNEPIENIVIVDNASTPSQRSELERVVGEHENVKVEFGSQNLGFGGGVNKALALIDPADDDVVWVLNPDTLVSPGSTSLMVEALSTFDIVSPTIMMGTADEPKIWYRGGTVSLPTGTVRHLGLGATSNRTESPFATEFVTGAAPMFTGSTWRKTSGFRSELFLYWEDVDWSLRAGGLGLTLGVVPAAVIWHLVGGSGDTTGGKSATYYYYMQRNRFLVVADHGSPTLSLLFGRGMLETARLSARPLKESNGRFVKFRAGLRGLIAGARRRRPVPSGV, from the coding sequence ATGGCGGAGCCGAAGCGATCGACGAAGGTCGCCATCGTCTGTTACAACTCGAGTGAGCTGGTGGAAGCACTCCTGCAATCGTTGAAGAACGAACCCATCGAGAACATCGTCATCGTGGACAACGCTTCGACCCCGTCTCAGCGAAGCGAGCTTGAACGAGTTGTTGGTGAGCACGAAAACGTGAAAGTCGAGTTCGGTTCCCAGAACCTCGGGTTCGGTGGAGGAGTGAACAAGGCGTTGGCCCTGATCGATCCCGCGGATGACGACGTTGTCTGGGTTTTGAACCCCGACACGTTGGTGTCGCCCGGGTCTACATCGCTGATGGTCGAGGCGCTCTCGACTTTCGACATCGTCTCGCCCACGATCATGATGGGTACGGCCGATGAACCGAAAATCTGGTATCGAGGCGGCACGGTCTCATTGCCGACCGGCACCGTACGACATCTTGGGTTGGGGGCGACCTCAAACCGAACCGAGTCACCGTTCGCCACAGAGTTTGTCACCGGTGCGGCCCCGATGTTCACTGGATCCACATGGCGGAAGACGAGTGGATTTCGATCCGAACTCTTCCTCTATTGGGAAGACGTCGACTGGAGCCTCCGGGCCGGGGGGTTGGGATTGACGCTGGGCGTCGTACCGGCCGCCGTCATCTGGCATCTGGTCGGAGGGTCGGGGGACACGACCGGTGGCAAGAGCGCCACCTACTATTACTACATGCAGCGCAATCGGTTCCTTGTCGTGGCTGACCACGGGTCCCCAACGCTGTCGCTTCTCTTTGGCCGAGGAATGCTAGAAACAGCCCGACTATCTGCGCGGCCGTTGAAAGAAAGCAACGGCAGATTCGTCAAGTTCCGTGCTGGTCTCCGTGGGCTCATCGCCGGCGCACGACGCCGGCGACCTGTCCCATCTGGCGTGTGA
- a CDS encoding glycosyltransferase produces MLVRLRPSVVVLMLPPAVAVWVVAPLAVILKFALIGDLHSGVFNDRRWAWAAPSTLRILKRRGGAIVTNETLARIPRAAQVRTLVMHDLIDASDFSKATVPTGPLDALVGEKYLLVPVTYASDEPIAELLRAARGLPEVKFVLTGRAPEEVRAAAPKNVVFSGFVSDEVYSWLLVQSAAVMALTTRESTMQRAGYEALAAGKPLVTSNTEALREYFTKGAVFVEPTVDSLASGILDALGRGALLASEMSDLAVDLEGSEQQSLIEFRGWVDTLMGSN; encoded by the coding sequence GTGCTCGTACGTCTGAGGCCTTCGGTTGTCGTGCTGATGCTTCCACCTGCTGTCGCGGTCTGGGTGGTCGCGCCCCTCGCGGTGATCTTGAAGTTCGCTCTGATCGGCGACCTGCACAGCGGTGTGTTCAATGATCGCCGGTGGGCCTGGGCTGCTCCGTCCACTCTCCGAATCCTGAAAAGGCGCGGCGGAGCGATCGTTACGAACGAGACGCTTGCCCGGATACCGCGGGCTGCGCAGGTGCGCACGCTCGTCATGCACGACTTGATCGACGCATCAGACTTTTCCAAAGCCACTGTTCCCACGGGACCACTGGACGCACTGGTGGGTGAGAAGTACCTACTAGTTCCCGTCACGTATGCCTCGGATGAGCCCATCGCCGAACTCCTGAGAGCGGCCCGCGGGTTGCCGGAGGTGAAGTTCGTACTCACCGGAAGAGCGCCCGAAGAGGTCCGCGCTGCTGCTCCGAAGAACGTCGTGTTCAGTGGGTTCGTGAGCGACGAAGTGTATTCTTGGCTGCTGGTCCAATCCGCCGCGGTGATGGCCTTGACCACTCGGGAGAGCACCATGCAGCGGGCGGGATATGAAGCCCTTGCGGCCGGCAAGCCTCTAGTCACGAGCAATACTGAAGCTCTGCGTGAATACTTCACTAAGGGCGCGGTCTTCGTGGAGCCGACCGTCGATTCACTGGCGTCCGGGATTCTGGACGCGCTGGGCCGCGGTGCCCTGCTAGCTTCGGAGATGAGCGACCTCGCGGTCGACCTCGAAGGGTCGGAACAGCAGTCGTTGATCGAGTTTCGTGGGTGGGTCGATACTTTGATGGGTTCGAACTGA
- a CDS encoding glycosyltransferase — translation MSELIDELRNEKILFVASTGGHLAQLVRISEMIQPGHGSMWVTFDNAQSQSLVSNFDHTFVPYVAPRDYLGVAKAQRTVRKLVKSNNFTATVSTGAGLALASHVVPIGMRRVYIESVSRLNGPSLTGRILSKVPGVELFTQHQRWSDAKWKHEFSVMDAYTRDHNWRAAAPTPRRIFVTLGTIRPYRFDSLVDTIVGSVGPDTELVWQLGVTDRDDLPGRVYPEMKSAEFDRFVTESDLVISHAGVGTLMKLMDMGVPTLAVPRRAERGEHVDNHQLQIVEELRRRELVPTAEVAEIDAGMLAKASAIRVVPA, via the coding sequence TTGTCCGAACTGATCGATGAACTGCGGAATGAAAAGATTCTTTTCGTTGCTTCGACCGGCGGGCACCTCGCCCAACTCGTGAGGATCTCCGAGATGATCCAGCCAGGCCATGGGTCGATGTGGGTTACGTTCGACAACGCGCAGAGCCAATCGCTAGTCAGCAACTTCGATCACACCTTCGTGCCATACGTCGCACCCCGGGACTACCTCGGCGTGGCGAAGGCACAGCGCACCGTTCGGAAGCTGGTGAAGAGCAACAATTTCACCGCTACGGTGAGCACAGGGGCCGGATTGGCGCTGGCGTCTCATGTCGTACCGATCGGTATGCGACGTGTCTACATCGAGAGCGTGTCACGACTCAACGGCCCGTCCTTGACGGGACGGATCCTGTCGAAGGTGCCCGGAGTCGAACTTTTCACGCAGCACCAGCGGTGGTCCGACGCCAAATGGAAGCACGAGTTCTCCGTCATGGATGCGTACACGAGGGATCACAATTGGCGCGCTGCAGCCCCAACGCCTCGTAGAATCTTCGTCACACTCGGAACGATCCGCCCCTATCGTTTCGACTCTCTCGTGGACACGATCGTAGGGTCGGTCGGACCGGATACCGAACTCGTCTGGCAACTCGGTGTTACCGATCGCGACGATCTGCCGGGCCGGGTCTACCCGGAGATGAAGTCGGCTGAGTTCGACCGGTTCGTGACCGAAAGTGACCTGGTCATCTCTCATGCCGGAGTCGGCACACTGATGAAGCTCATGGATATGGGCGTTCCGACGTTGGCTGTTCCGCGTCGTGCGGAGCGGGGCGAGCACGTCGACAATCACCAGTTGCAGATCGTCGAAGAACTCCGCCGTCGTGAGTTGGTACCCACCGCAGAGGTAGCTGAGATCGATGCCGGAATGCTGGCTAAGGCGAGCGCGATCCGGGTTGTCCCTGCATGA